The Burkholderia pyrrocinia genome includes a region encoding these proteins:
- the dapA gene encoding 4-hydroxy-tetrahydrodipicolinate synthase, giving the protein MSISFKGIVPALITPMTADESIDEDGLRELIERLIESGVHGLFVLGTNGEFIALSEEEKLRIASIAVNQARSRVPVIAGTGAYATRDVINLNQKMVDVGVDAVSVITPYFNGATQLELFTHYKKIAEATPLPVMLYTIPAKAGITLSVDTVRRLSEIPNIRGIKDSGGDFDRLLQLINLRRDDFAVFTGTDSMILWTLIAGGDGAVAATTNAVPNVVMSIWNKFQSGDVAGARAAQESLRALRDAFALGTMPVVLKTAAQMLGMPAGPARAPAQPLDASARERLSQALSIYRDAQ; this is encoded by the coding sequence ATGTCTATTTCGTTCAAAGGAATCGTTCCCGCTCTGATTACGCCGATGACGGCGGACGAGAGCATCGATGAGGACGGCCTGCGCGAACTTATCGAGCGACTCATCGAGTCGGGCGTGCACGGACTCTTTGTGCTTGGCACCAATGGCGAGTTCATTGCGCTGAGCGAAGAAGAGAAGCTGCGCATCGCAAGCATTGCGGTCAATCAAGCCCGTTCGCGCGTGCCCGTCATCGCGGGTACTGGCGCCTACGCCACGCGCGATGTCATCAATCTCAATCAGAAGATGGTCGATGTTGGCGTCGATGCCGTCTCAGTCATTACACCGTACTTCAATGGTGCGACGCAGCTGGAACTCTTCACCCACTACAAGAAGATTGCTGAGGCAACGCCGCTGCCGGTCATGCTCTACACGATTCCGGCCAAAGCCGGCATCACGTTGAGCGTCGATACCGTGCGCCGCCTGTCGGAGATTCCGAACATTCGCGGCATCAAAGACAGCGGTGGCGACTTCGACCGTCTGCTGCAACTCATCAACCTTCGCCGCGACGACTTCGCTGTGTTCACCGGTACGGATTCGATGATTCTCTGGACGTTGATTGCGGGTGGCGACGGCGCGGTGGCCGCGACGACGAACGCTGTCCCCAACGTCGTGATGTCCATCTGGAACAAGTTTCAATCGGGCGATGTCGCCGGCGCACGTGCTGCACAGGAGTCGCTCCGTGCGCTTCGAGACGCTTTCGCGCTGGGTACGATGCCGGTCGTTCTGAAGACTGCGGCGCAGATGCTTGGAATGCCGGCCGGTCCTGCGCGCGCTCCCGCTCAACCCCTTGACGCGAGTGCCCGTGAGCGGCTGTCCCAAGCGCTCTCCATCTACCGTGACGCGCAGTAA
- a CDS encoding iron-containing alcohol dehydrogenase, whose protein sequence is MATYHFQTVKHIIHGAGSLNELPEKLSLLDTPVQRIALITQPIMEDLGIVGRVIELLKSKEVEVRIVRDVEPEPTIQNVETVFKEQIEPFAPQAILSIGGGSVLDAAKLFAVRLTNDEPLRNWLGIDLIKKPGVPMILVPTTAGTGSEVTPNAIVTLPDESLKVGIVSRHLLPQIVILDAELTLGLPKPITAATGMDAFVHSLESYISTKANPISDMFAMDSMRLIGANIVEAYENGNSLKAREAMMLGSMYGGLALTAAGTAAVHALAYPLGGMFNVTHGVANAMLLPHVMAFNLDAIEDRLANVARALDLATKAESDQIAAQKLIDKMEEWTAAVEIPQDLRKFGVSEEHLDALAEAASKVKRLLGNNPKTLTLDDMKSIYSRLLP, encoded by the coding sequence ATGGCAACTTACCACTTCCAGACGGTCAAGCACATTATTCATGGTGCCGGCAGCCTCAATGAACTCCCCGAAAAGCTGTCGTTGCTCGACACGCCGGTTCAGCGCATCGCGCTCATCACGCAGCCCATCATGGAAGACCTTGGCATCGTCGGTCGCGTGATTGAATTGCTCAAGTCGAAGGAAGTCGAAGTACGCATTGTCCGCGACGTCGAACCTGAGCCGACCATCCAAAATGTAGAGACGGTCTTTAAGGAGCAAATCGAGCCCTTCGCTCCTCAGGCAATTCTGTCCATCGGCGGCGGAAGCGTGCTGGACGCTGCCAAGCTCTTCGCGGTTCGCCTCACAAACGACGAACCGCTGCGAAACTGGCTCGGCATCGATCTCATCAAAAAGCCTGGCGTGCCGATGATTTTGGTCCCGACAACCGCTGGCACGGGTTCGGAGGTTACCCCGAACGCGATCGTGACGCTGCCGGATGAGTCCCTGAAGGTCGGCATCGTCAGCCGTCACCTCCTGCCTCAAATCGTAATTCTGGACGCCGAACTCACTCTCGGCCTGCCGAAGCCCATTACGGCAGCCACCGGCATGGACGCATTCGTTCACTCGCTGGAGTCGTACATCTCCACCAAGGCGAATCCCATCAGCGATATGTTCGCGATGGACTCGATGCGACTGATTGGAGCCAACATCGTTGAAGCGTACGAGAACGGTAATTCGCTCAAGGCGCGTGAGGCAATGATGCTGGGCTCGATGTACGGTGGGCTCGCACTTACCGCTGCAGGTACCGCCGCTGTTCACGCGCTGGCCTATCCCTTGGGTGGCATGTTCAACGTCACGCATGGTGTCGCAAATGCCATGCTGCTCCCGCACGTGATGGCCTTCAATTTAGACGCCATTGAGGACCGACTCGCCAACGTGGCACGCGCTCTCGACCTTGCGACCAAAGCCGAGTCGGACCAGATCGCGGCGCAAAAGTTGATTGACAAGATGGAGGAGTGGACTGCGGCAGTCGAGATTCCTCAGGACCTGCGCAAGTTTGGTGTGTCGGAAGAACATCTCGACGCACTCGCTGAAGCAGCATCGAAGGTGAAGCGCCTTCTTGGCAACAATCCGAAGACACTTACCCTCGACGACATGAAGTCCATCTACAGCCGTCTGCTGCCATGA